The stretch of DNA GTAGCCCTTCCCCAAAGAGCTGCCGGGAATGAGCGTTTCCAAAAGCCACGGCTCTTTACGGCGTGTtgctccccagcaccagccccgaTGACAGGTCTAATACAGCCCATTGCATTCTTGGCTCGCTTACCTCTGGCAAGCGCGCAGCCTGAGCGGGGCTGGCTCTCCAAACGCCCTTCCAGCCATTTCCCCACAAAGCTCCTATTATCCCCCGCCAAGGCGGCTCGAATCCGCTCACCCTGGAGCGGCTCCATCCCCGACGACCCAACGAGCCGTGTCCCGTGCGCTGCACCCAGCTGCTTCCACCTTAGCGCTGGAAACTGGAGCTTTGTCATCAAACAACATTTTGCCTGATTTTGCAGCTTGTGGGGCTTTGCAAAGATCTGTGCCTCGTTGTCCCAAACCGGCCCGTCCTCCTGGAGCTCGTCTTTTGGCGGGGATGGCGAAAGCAAGCAGCCTGTGCTCGGCGTGGGCGCATGTGCAGGGCTGTCCCTCTTCAGACCCAGCAGTTACGACAGAGCCAGGCTTCCCGACACACGCGCACGgcccaaaattaaaataaacggTTGTTTTACCGAGCGAACCTACTgccggggtggggatgggggagggagatGCTCCGCTCATAAGCATCCTGCCTAGCAGGGATGTGCAGAAGTTCGTGGAGGGTTCAGACGCGGCATCCGGAGTGATTTGTGCCGTTTGTGGGGGGCGGCAGAGCCCACCCCTCGCTCCcccgctgccctgctgctgctcggcCCCGTGCCCGGCCAGGATGGGGCGCGGGCGGCCGGGCGAGGGGCGCTCCCTGCCACAGCCTCCTGTGGCACAGCAAAACCAGTCGGTTCCGGGACTTCAAAAATCCATCGTTATTGTGCAGGCGGGGCAACTGTCCCCCGTTCTCCCCTCAAATATACGCTAGAGGTTAAACTAACCCTAACGAAGCTGTATGAGTTGATCCTGGTGGACCGGCAAGACCAAGCTGAGGCTGCCACTCTTTCCGGGCTCTCCATGGAAGACGGATCAGTAATGCCGGCTTCACGAACTTGCTTGTTTTGCCTTCTTTGTCCTTTTCCATGTAAAGGTTACCTGCTCCCGTGCCGAGAGCTCTCTGTGTGTGCCAGGCGGCTGCTTCCCTGTGCCGCGGTCCCCTGGGGCCTCCGTTTAACATCAAGGTGACTTTCCTGTTGTTGGTGGGGGGACGTGTCTCCTGGGCGATCCCTGGTCCCAGCGAGGGCTGTGTGGCCGCGGTGGCTGCCCCGGCGGGTCTCACCGGCAGCGAGTCTTTGGGGGAGGCAGCGCCTGGGAGCGGGAGACGGATTTCTGCAAGGCTGGGAGCCCTGAAGCCCGAGCCCTGAGTCTTGGTGGGACAGTGGTGGCTTGTCCCCCTGCCCAGCGCtgtctccctgcccagcctggggtgACGTGAGCAGCACGATGCCCTCCGCAGCCCTGCACCAGGGTGGGAGATGCCCATGGTGAAGGGTGCAGGTGGCATCATGGAAtcctagaacggtttgggttggaagggaccttaaaaatcaccatttccacctcctgccctgggcagggacacctcccaccagcccaggttgctccaagccccgtccaacctggccttgaacccctccagggatggggcagccacagcttctctgggcaccctgggccaggggctcaccgccctcccAGCCAAGgacttcttcctcagatctcgtATGTAAGACCGTGTGGTTTTTGCTCTGTGCAGTTGCTGTGACCGTCCTTGCGCAAAATAATCAGGTTACGTGTTCCCtttaaaaacaagggaaaaagccgcttgttttcttgctttccaagGCGGGGTTCGCTCATGCTGAGGTCCTCGTTGAATACGCAGAGTCCCTGCACGCTGGATGCTTTCCAGGCATGGCACTCTGGTAACGCAGGAGGTCCTGGCGTGATGCTGCCTGACCCCCCTGGGGGCATGCTGGGGGGGGTCCGGGCACTGCTGGGACCGAAAGCTGCCTATAATGGCCTGAGCGCGGCGTGTTTGTGtgagggggctcagcccccggcaCAGAGCCTGGGGGAGACCCTGCTTCACACCCGGCCCCCTTGCTCTTCGCACAGGGCTTAAGTATCTCTGGAGGCAGAGAGCAAGCGTGCCTGGattccccatccatgtccccgaCTCGGGGAGCCGCTCCCCCCGGGGTTGCTGCCTTGTCCCGGAGGGGCTTCGCATCCCTAAATCCCCTCTCCCGAGTGCACAGGGCCACCGGCCGCTCCGCTTTCACGCTGCTGTTCGGAAGCAGAGGCTGGTTCTTTCCGTTGGGTCGTCATTTGACGTCCAGCCAAGCGGCCCTTAACTCCCTGCTGTTGGTTTTCTCAGCTCCCAGTTTCCTTCGGGCAACTGGAGCTGGCCAAGCGCACTGGCAGCGCAGGAGAAGGGGCTTTTGGGTATGAGGGGTGGTAAAATACGGGTGCTGACTCCCCAGCACTGCAGTAAATCCACCCCCAAACCAGCTTCCCAGCCCCAAGGCCGTAGCAGCTACTCCGGAGGGCACCCAAACCCCATCCCGTGGAGCAGACGTGGCTCCCTGGGgagcctccatccctcctccacgCCTGCACCTCGCTTCGGAGGCCAAAGCCCCACGGAAACATCTCGGAATAAACCTTCCCTCCGTTTTAATTTGAGAAAAATCTTCTTGCGTCTTACAGGGGAGCTGCCACCGCGGGGGAGACGAATCCCGATGGTCCCGATCCCTCTCCTGCCAGCCGGTGTGTGCCGGGACACGCTCCGCCGGGCGCAGGGATCGCTCCATCGGCACGGCGGATCAATACGGGGGCCTGCATGAGGACGCGGTGTTTAAATCACGGGAGAGACCGTTTAAATGGGAAATCAGTAAGTGAAGCATGAGGGattgattttaaataatttttatggaCGGGGACTTCAAGCTGCTGTCGATATTTCTGCATAAatgatgaaaaacattaaaaggggggtgggtgggatcGACGGCGTGCCCAAGATAAAcctcggggctggggagggggggtgttggAAGGTGCGGGGGGAGCTGCAAATCATGCTGCTGGCGGGTGAAGCCGCTCGCACTCCGTTTATTTTCCCCTTGCTGAGAGCGTCAGCCCCTTCCTCGCTGGCACTACCAGCAGCAGGGCGCTTATTAAACCAGCGCTGATTTAaaaggcagggggtgggggggtcagggagaaaaaaaaaaaaaaaagaggttatgaTAGGAAATGATGAGCTGGGTGGATGGATATCCCATCCCTAAGTGGCATTTGTTGATTTGTTCCTCGGGGAGCATCCCGGGGATGCGGTCCTGCGGCGGGGCGCGCACCGGCCGGCCCCCAGGGGACGGGGCTGGCGTCAGGCAGCAGCGGGTGCCCGCGGGCAGCGGGGGCTGATCGCTCACCTGGGTGTTTTCACTTCTTAGCGGGACCCTCCTGCCGTGGGGCTCCCCCTGAACCGCCCCCGTGGCCGGCGGGGGCTCTGGCTGCCTCCCCCGAGAGGCGTTTCAgcagcacccgtgggtgctgCCCCCCTCCCACCTTCCGTCCATAAGTCATTTAGTTGTTTTTCCACTTGCGTGGTGCCGGCCAGGACGGTGCCCGCTCTCCCCGCGTCCTGTCACAGCGCTGCTGAAACAATAACCAGGCGGTAGCTGGCACCCGCTCGGGAAGCATCCATTACCTCGGTCTCTGCAATCAAAAGCCATTTATAGTAAATGTGTTTGCTTTGTACTGAATTACTCACAATGCTGCCAAGTACAACCACACCAGCTGTTAATTAGAGTTTAGCTTTTATTACCAAAAAGTCTGCTCTGTTGATAtggaaaatgggaataaaaagTCATTTAACCTATTGTGATGTGAAAATAAACTATGACTTGTTGGTTTAATTAAATAGTCTATTTATCTAGCCGGCAAAGTGTTTGAACATACAGCGGATTATGAGCAGCATTACCCTGACTTGTCTCCTGTTGTCTGAATAATCCCTGGTGTTTGACGTGACAGTTACCTGCTCAATGGCCCATTGATCTCGACAGGAATCTTTCAGCAGAAAAGTCCGATGCATCACTTTGCTTCCCAAGCTCTctgccctcccttctcccctccccaaggacctgccatctccttcccaccacGCTCCTGCAGTTATTCCCACTGCGCAGCGAGGGGCATCAGCGtcagccccatccctgcatccctgtctGGGTGCACATGTTCTCTGCTTCCCAAAAACATTCCCGCTGGGCTCATTTCGGGATGTATTGCATGGGAGGAGTCTTATTGGGGGTTTCCAGCATGGGCTCTGTCTTCATCTTTTGCATCCTGCTCTTCAGGATGAAGCTGATAAAGGAGTTTCTTCGTGCTTGGATCTGATGGTCTttgttttgtgccttttctttgtcCCTGCAGCTCTGACTTGGATCATTGAGAAAAATCCGACAAACCGGAGAAGCGGGACACGGCTCGCGGTGAAGCCGGCACGCCGGGACCTCCGACTGGAGAGGTTTGGATGGCAGGCGTGGGGAGCCTACACGGAGCGGGTCCAGTGCTTCTCCTGGGGGGAGAAATGAAGGTGAGGAGTTATTCAGatgttgaaaaggaaaaaattatttcaaggggAAATGTGGTGGTGGGAAGGGTACGGAGGATTGCCCCTGTGCTCCCGGGAGGGCGAGCAGCTCGGCTCAGCGCCGCGGCTCCGGGGACAAAATGGCATCTGGGTACTGGGACACTGAGCCAGGCAGGAATGTAAATCCCGGAGTTTCCAGGGCACAGCTCTCTATTAGGAAACGAGATGGGCAGCGAGGGAGCTGGTGCTGATGCGATTTGGATGATTCAGGAGCGGGCTCGGAGCGGAGCTGTCAGGCGGAGCGATGCAAGCCGCCCTGGAGGAGACGACGGTTCTTCTGGAGGGAGTTCAAGGATCTTTACTCATCTGTGGCAGGAATGGCTTTGTtattgcttcttttccttcttcctcttagAGAGTATTTCGCCATCTGCCAAAGCTGGAGGGAAGATTTCTTGCTCgccgggctggggaggagagcggtgGGGTCCCAccggggctgggagggagacGCACGCGTTTTTCTGTCTCAGGCGCCTGTTTTGTTTGatacaaaccaaaccaaatggTGCCACAGAGAATGTGTTCTGTCTCTGGGGACGTGGGGTTCTGCTCCTGGCCCAGGCCAGGGGCTTCTGCCCGTCccacccacctcctctcctcccgtCCATCAGT from Chroicocephalus ridibundus chromosome 9, bChrRid1.1, whole genome shotgun sequence encodes:
- the LOC134520284 gene encoding uncharacterized protein LOC134520284, coding for MERLQGQALTSHVRIRVLLPRLHRTCVMDTGIHLALNDTCPGQTLVFDAPKLGQPKVSGVERIVAAPAGSDSPGSFLASAGQCLSRSKGCRSPLTCQAAFALAKCCEVKGSWRGVIEEKLRRKRVEEGSCHRGGDESRWSRSLSCQPVCAGTRSAGRRDRSIGTADQYGGLHEDAVFKSRERPFKWEITLTWIIEKNPTNRRSGTRLAVKPARRDLRLEREYFAICQSWREDFLLAGLGRRAVGSHRGWEGDARVFLSQAPVLFDTNQTKWCHRECVLSLGTWGSAPGPGQGLLPVPPTSSPPVHQSSV